The DNA region GACACTACcatgaaataacttttaatattaCCAAAAGAGATTCATTTAGGAAATCATTTCTAATAGATAATATTTATGATAGTCAATGTTAGTATTATGATAGTCAATGTGATAACTCATGTATTTCATAGAAACTAAATAAACATGAtgcaaaataacaaataaatattatttcaaaacaattaaaaaatagtgaattgagttttaatttgattGGCATAGTCATTTGTTGCCAATGCATAAGAACGTGGATTCGAGTGCGTTGAAGCACAATATCTTCTTATTTTATAAGTTAATGAGGGATCATGGGTAATTCTAGTTCTAGATATTATGTAAACAAAACAAATATtatcaaaatctataataaaatagattaaaaaaattaaccaaaaatttaaCAACGTTatataataataactaaaaaaaGCACCATATTATATTTTCTGccttaaactaatatttaaaaaaatctaattaatacAAAACAACAAACAACTAAAATTATATCAACAACAACGTTAGAAACTCTAAATACGAGTTTTAACCACAACTCTATCCCGGAAATATGAACGAAAAGTTAATTTTTATGTCCTTACaacataactatatatatatatcaagtacTTCTGCGACATTTTGATGCAGCACTCAAAATCCTTCTCCCAAATGGAGAACTTTGAAGAAATGAATAATGCTTTCGAATCAGACAGTGAATAGCATTGTGTATACCTAAATTTGCATGTCCctgttttcaattttaaaaaaatagaatcataaaaaataactaaaaaatggAAATCctgaatgaaaataaatatttaattttgatgttgtAATTTATAAAATGAAAGTGTCTCTATttgcatttattattaattttccaTATCTTTTCATTATTAGAATGATTGGTGGTCTAATCAATTCAACTGTTAGTTCATTTTTTGCATAGACTCTAACTATAAAACAAGTATGATTAATTGCATTATGCATCCCTAAATTATAGACCAAATTATAAACTTGTCACTAGAGTACTATCAAGAGAGTGTGTATTAATTATACTAGAGTTCGAAATGTTCTAATGTATTGTTTCAATCAAGTCTTTGTTACAATCAAATCTTTTCAGCTGTCTAGTTGTTAGCTTCGACAATGTAGttcaaaaattcaattaaatcgTTTTGAaatttaagaccaatttaaaatttgactCGATATTAACTCTAATATAATTATtccttatatatttatataaattcatgaaaataaaaacagaaatgGGTATTAAAAAGATCAATACCTTGGAAGCCCACAAAGCTGATTGAATAACAAAGTTGCCATAGTCATGCCCAAAGACCTTTAAATAATCTGGATCATTTAGAATCTCTATGATAACCCTTGCAGAGAGTTGTTCCTCAGATTCTTTCATACATTTCTCAACCACATTGCTGCCATACTTGCTATAACAAAGGCTCACAAAGCTTCCTTGAAGCTGCCCTATTATCATTGATGTAACCCAAGGTAACCCCATCTGAAGCACAAATTGTACAACATAGTTCCTAAAAAACAATTACAGGAATAGGGTTAGGATACGGTCagttagataaaaaaaaagttaaagatTTCGATATTCAAAAACGAACCCATATTTGTCCTCGGAAAGAAACAAGGCATTCGCCACAATTCGAACCAAGAAATGCCCACTAACTTCGTCATTGGCATGGGTCAAACATTGTTGCAAGGCACAACAGCCGCTTTTGTTAATTGCAATGTCCACACAATGTTGTATAATTCCATCCATAAGATGCTGTCCATACAAATAAAACCCTTTTTTAAATAAGTATTAGATACGAATATGTATTAACAATTACATACCATTGTTTCTTCACTCGAGAATTTTTTCAAGCATGGTTCAAATATATGATGACCATTGCTGTCTTTTGCCAAGGTAATAGCAATAGGTTTCAAAGCTGACAGAAGAATGCATTTTTGTTCTTGGATGTTGATTATCTCAATAAATTTCTGAATTGTCCGACTCCTTCAACAATGAAAGGAAAAGTAAATTACATCAGATCAAATTGTATACTTTATACtaacatacaaaaattaatttatagtaACTAGGGTTAAATCTAATATCTATGGGTATAAATTATTAATCATATTTCTATCAACATTACCAAGACTAGATTAAGAGCAAATTAAATCCACATGATCATGACATAGAAGACACTTAAATCTATCCTTAAAAGTATAAAATCTCAAGTTTATTTCAAGTTTTGTATTTAAGATTCCATCCTAAATGGATTGAGAAATGAGTGTTAATATTTCTGAATTGTCCAACTCCTTcaacaataaaagaaaaagcaAATTACATCAGATCAAATCCTATACCTCGTGTCAAcatacaaaatttaatttataataactaGGGTTAAATCTTATATCTATGGGTATCAAAATCATTGATCATATTTCTATCAAACATTACTAAAACTAGATTTAGTGCAAACATCATCATGACATCGAACATACTTAAATCTAtcttaaaagtataaaattttaagtttatttcaagTTTTATGTTTAAGATTTGATTCTATCTTAAATGGATTGAGATATGAGtgttaatatttcaatttaagaTTTAGTCTTTCAACTATGCCGAAACCTAAATATGATCCTCATTCGACCCCAAGCATGCTAAACTCTATAATCaaaactgatatatatatattcttacccgTAGAGATTGGTGCAAACTTGAAAGAACCTTTGATGGCTCCTAATGAGTAAGAGAAGAAGCTGGGTCCTTTGTTCATTGTTGATGGCTTTGAATAGTTTCTGAATGAGATAATTGGCAAACCGATGAACCATCAGTTCATGCAAGTGATCTTTCACTTCCATGAAAATCATGTCGATTTCCCCACGCGTTAATACTTCATTATCCAGTTTCTTCTGGAAGGCAAGGCACCTGTCTCGATCTTTCGCCACCGTGCAAATATCCCCAGCTTTCAGCTCCGTCAACGGCGGAATATAATAATAACTCGAATTCTCTCGAGGAAGCTGTCGAGGAGGAGGGGAATGAAGAGGTTGGTGATGATGATCATGCATTGATGGTCGCATCATAGTAGATCCGAGGCCATTGACGGACCGCATCGGATCGCACAGGTTGTAAGGTCGTTCGGAAGGCGGAGTCCTTCGTTGCGTGTTGGTGTCGAAGTCGAACACGTTGTGTTCGATAAAAGTACTGGGAGAATAATTTGGTGATCGGTCGACGACCATGTTTTGACTTGGAAGAGACCTTAATACATGGCGACCATTGAAGCTATTCTCAGGAAACAACCCAATTGGTGCTGGACCAAAATCCGACCCAACAATCCTCGTGGGGTTTTCAATGTCGTTTAAATTCAATTGACTGAAACGATCATCGAGTGAAGACTGTTGAAATCCAAAGACACGAACATCATGATGGCTTTGTAACCCTTGggagaaattagggtttgaaaAACCAGCGGAAGAGCTATCGTTAAAGGGGAATTCCTGGTTTTCCTCGGTGGGATCCCCCATGAATGCAATTTGAAGACCTTGTGTATATGAGTTACGGTCCATGGATGATGacaaaaaattcagaaaaacaaaggaaaattatGTGTTTTGAAGTGGTTGGAACTGAGGGAACACCCCCAAAAACAAGGGGTTTAAAGAGAAGCTATATTAGAGCGAAATAGATAGGAAGAAGAGTTTGAATCAAACAAAgaaacatagaaataaatatattaattaatatatgtttCACACTCACAAGGAATCTTATCATGATTCAATAATTTCGTAcatgtaaatccctaaaattaatcattctacaattctttttatataaattataattattttgtcttaaaaatatatttttatgctGTTTGAGTCTTAAGCTCGATTGCCACTCAATCAATATAGACGTTGTTAACAATATAAGAGGACTTGCAGTTCAAGTGTGCTGGAAGGCTATGGGCATgggcattatcctcctatttatggattgGGGTATgctatgagtaattttatatattgtgttaaaaaagAGCAGATATAATTATTAGAACTTATAATGATAttgttcaatatatatatttgcatgtcgattgagtcttaactccaTTAACATCGACATTGTTGCCATTTAAGGGTTGAGGAAAGAcaataccaaaaaaatatttttcattaaataataaaaaaaacattttttttgttgaCAATGTTagaattatatgtttataatttccaaaaataaattaGGGACTTTTATAGGTAGATTCAGTAGTAATAACATCATACATAATTGTTTAAGCtcgatttaatttaaaatatgagtttttAATTTTGCTAAATCAGGTTTTGCTCAGCGACAGTGTTAGCCTTTGGGCCTATTATCGCGCCCACCTTTTTCTTCTTTCATCAaccatttcttttttttgttcttcttctcattcactaTATATGTATTCTCTCTTTTCGGTTTGCAGATCTATTTTGCGGGTATCTTTCTTGCCGCCACAAGTTATGATGGACAAATAACAGTGCCTGTTGTTCACTAAAACTCCATCGACCACCAATagtttttcttgaaaaaaattataatatttgaattgataaataatttaatgtgttttaattatatttaacactttgaataaatttattattttacactaattatagtttaaaaaacacaaattaaaaaaaataattaaaaattaaacacgtAAAATCACACATAACGCATGTAACATTAAAAATTagtatttgtaaatgattaaccTGAAGCCATTTATATCatccatgtttttttttattttttaaaaatatatatactaatttctttaatatttagcaaatatatacattaccactattatatatttttagcaCTTATATCACCTATTTATATCATGCACGTGACAAAGGTCAGAAACGACAATCATCTCAACCATATGGGTCAAATACGATAATTATCTAGTGGCATGAATCAGACATGTACTACTATTCTAAAGCGATGACATTATTGGGATAGAGGCgaagccataattttttttaggggagctaaaatgtaattttatatttactaatttaaatttttttaaaaaatttaaaagcctaaaatataattttacattttaggggggccggtGCCCATGCTAACCCCTAACTACGCCCCTGGATTGGAACTAATTTCTAATAGCAAGAAACATGTCAGCATAGTTAATGTTTAACACTCATTGGTAGGATCGGAACACAACATttcgaaaataaatttaaaactatataaaaatattgaattacCCATAACGAAACATGttcaatataataaataatatttaataagtgTAATTTAATACGAatggaaataatgattttatctaaaaatttattattttaaacattaattcagtaccataataaataataaaaaggtaTTTTCTATCTGTTTAAAAGTTTATCTCCGTttggtatttttatatatattataaataaatagatataaaatatagatatggataaatatagttaaattatatataaatgataaaatatcaaacattattattataaaaaatattaaatttaaaatatagattCAATCCTATCTAATCCATGAATGCATTTTAGGCCCAAGcccatttaattattaaaaataagaaagaacATTCTATTCTAACTTCCACCTAAATTTGTTCATGAGTTGGGATAAGagaatttagacaaaaatatagATTTGAACAAAAAAGTAAGGTCTATTTTCTAAACAGGCTAGGTTTCAGTTAAGCTTTTTTTTGCTCGGGCATGGCCCAACTTGAATTTGCAAAACAATTAACTCATAAGGACCACTATTGTATAATCATTCATCAACAGATGCCGCTTCCCAGATCAGGTAAA from Gossypium hirsutum isolate 1008001.06 chromosome A04, Gossypium_hirsutum_v2.1, whole genome shotgun sequence includes:
- the LOC107947416 gene encoding pumilio homolog 12, whose product is MDRNSYTQGLQIAFMGDPTEENQEFPFNDSSSAGFSNPNFSQGLQSHHDVRVFGFQQSSLDDRFSQLNLNDIENPTRIVGSDFGPAPIGLFPENSFNGRHVLRSLPSQNMVVDRSPNYSPSTFIEHNVFDFDTNTQRRTPPSERPYNLCDPMRSVNGLGSTMMRPSMHDHHHQPLHSPPPRQLPRENSSYYYIPPLTELKAGDICTVAKDRDRCLAFQKKLDNEVLTRGEIDMIFMEVKDHLHELMVHRFANYLIQKLFKAINNEQRTQLLLLLIRSHQRFFQVCTNLYGSRTIQKFIEIINIQEQKCILLSALKPIAITLAKDSNGHHIFEPCLKKFSSEETMHLMDGIIQHCVDIAINKSGCCALQQCLTHANDEVSGHFLVRIVANALFLSEDKYGNYVVQFVLQMGLPWVTSMIIGQLQGSFVSLCYSKYGSNVVEKCMKESEEQLSARVIIEILNDPDYLKVFGHDYGNFVIQSALWASKGHANLGIHNAIHCLIRKHYSFLQSSPFGRRILSAASKCRRST